In the genome of Myroides phaeus, one region contains:
- a CDS encoding type II asparaginase, with translation MKKVLTLVVGILLTFQVQAQSKNVEKNTQPRVIILATGGTIAGAGESSTKAAYTAGQIGVENLVNAVPQMKNFAQVKGEQIAQIGSQDMNIETWLKLSNRINEIFEKNEADGVVITHGTDTQEETAYFLELTVKSDNPVVLVGAMRPATAMSQDGNRNLLDAVMVASSPNSKGVGVVTAMNEAVFAARDVTKTVTTNMATFQSRNFGPIGLIYDGKVSYYYKTLRSPEQKFDIKGLKTLPEVEVVYGYADANPRAVKAATKDGVAGIVYAGMGNGNFNAPVGDALEAASKQGIIVCRAARAGAGRVTLFNEVDDQALGFIVSDDLSPQKARILLMLALTQTKDRQAIQNMFFKY, from the coding sequence ATGAAAAAAGTATTAACCTTAGTAGTTGGAATACTACTAACTTTTCAAGTTCAAGCACAGTCTAAAAACGTTGAAAAAAACACGCAACCAAGAGTAATTATTTTAGCAACTGGTGGTACAATTGCTGGTGCAGGTGAATCTTCTACTAAAGCAGCTTATACAGCAGGACAAATCGGGGTTGAAAACCTTGTGAATGCTGTTCCTCAAATGAAAAACTTCGCTCAAGTTAAAGGAGAGCAGATTGCTCAAATAGGTAGTCAAGATATGAATATCGAAACTTGGTTAAAATTGAGTAATCGTATTAATGAAATTTTTGAAAAGAATGAAGCTGATGGTGTAGTTATTACTCATGGAACTGATACTCAAGAGGAAACTGCTTATTTTTTAGAGTTAACTGTTAAGTCTGATAATCCTGTCGTTTTAGTTGGAGCAATGAGACCAGCTACTGCAATGAGCCAAGATGGTAATAGAAATTTATTGGACGCTGTAATGGTTGCTTCATCGCCAAATAGTAAAGGTGTAGGGGTTGTTACTGCAATGAATGAAGCGGTATTTGCTGCAAGAGATGTGACGAAAACAGTTACTACAAATATGGCTACTTTTCAGTCAAGAAATTTTGGACCAATCGGTTTGATTTATGATGGTAAAGTTAGTTACTATTATAAAACACTAAGATCTCCAGAACAAAAATTTGATATTAAAGGGTTGAAAACTTTACCTGAAGTTGAAGTTGTTTATGGATATGCAGATGCTAATCCAAGAGCTGTGAAAGCTGCAACTAAAGATGGTGTAGCTGGTATTGTATATGCAGGTATGGGGAATGGAAACTTTAATGCTCCTGTAGGAGATGCTTTAGAAGCTGCATCAAAACAAGGAATTATTGTATGTAGAGCTGCAAGAGCTGGTGCTGGACGTGTAACTTTATTTAATGAGGTTGATGATCAAGCGTTAGGTTTTATTGTGTCTGATGATTTAAGTCCACAGAAAGCAAGAATTTTATTGATGTTAGCTTTGACTCAAACAAAAGATCGTCAAGCTATCCAAAATATGTTTTTTAAATATTAA